The sequence below is a genomic window from Setaria italica strain Yugu1 chromosome IV, Setaria_italica_v2.0, whole genome shotgun sequence.
TACTCTAAAACTTAATTTTAGAactaatagaaaaaaatattgctCCAACAGTTATCTAAACCAGTGCCAATTTTTTAGCATGTCCAATCCTAAAGTCAACATCAGCTATTTTTGCACCCCCTCTCAATCCTTGGAACGCGAGGAAAAATAGGACACCcgcgagagagaaaaaaactgCCGTCCTTTTTTTCTGAGTAAATGGGCAACGCCCATAGGAAAAGCCTGTCATCTTCccaatgattttttttggatCTAGGTTTTCGGGAACTGTTGGGTGATGGGTTTCTTTTTATTCCCAATAACTTTTGGCGAGGTCCAAAACCAGTTGTTTTGGAACTTTATTTTTTGGGCACTTTGGAGATAGATGCCAAGTTTGATCACAAACGGAACTCACGAAGTTTTTATGCACGACAACGAAAAGTATGATTGTAAATATATAGGAGCACGACACGACAAGGAGGATAACCAAAACCCTTAAGTTGCTCTTTGCTTGCATCAAGGAACCACTGACATTCATTCCCATATCTGCCAATTATCTGCCTGGCCCATCTATTCACGGGGACtaatttcttaatttttttcgtTGAATAGTGTAGCGCACTGACATTGTTAAGGTTCAATTATTGCATTACGTACGATTGCTGTTGTGCCCAGAGAAACAAAAGTTGCTGAACGGTTGCTGTTGCGCGTCACTAAAACTATTCTAGCGTTGTAAATTAACCTAGCACGCTCGTCCATGCAAACCCCAAACCTTTCCGGTGTCCCAGACGCAAACCCTACAGGAGGAGGCAAAAGAAACACCAAAAACACCGGAAAAGCAAAACGTGACAAAGGAGAAACACGACTCGCCTCCAATCCCACTCCCACCACGCAGCGTTTCGCCTTTCCCCAACCCGCGGCCCGTACGCGGGGTCGCCGTCATCGCCCTCGTCCACGCCGCTCCTTCTCGTTCAACCCAAAACCGTTCAACGGTCAATGTTCAAACCCCACGACCCAGCCAGCTCCCCCTGCAAAAAACAATTCCATTCCATCCGGCATCCGCCACACGCCGCGCCGGTCTCCGCCCCCCGCCTACGTAAACGTTAACCTGCTCCTCCATCCCTTCCCCGCAACCTATATATCCCCTCTCCTCGCCATTTTCCCCACCAcccacactctctctctccttctcctcttctcaaCAGTCAGCTCTCAAGGACCACCGGTTCAACGTTTTCGGCGAGCTGCAACTGAAACACAGCATCGACCAGACCCGCGGCGCACGGATTCGTATTAGCTTCTTACAACAACAATGGTTCTGCCGATGTCCCGCGCGACGAGGGCCGCGTCAAGGCTGGTGCCGGAGATACCGCTTCTGAGGCGGGGCAGCAAGCAgtcagccgcggcggcggaggaggtggcggtgccGGCGCACTTCGTGTGCCCGATCTCGCTGGACCTGATGCGGGACCCGGTGACGGCTCCCACGGGGATCACGTACGACCGGGAGAGCGTGGAGGGCTGGCTGGCGCGCGGGAACGCGCGGTGCCCCGTCACCGGCCGGCCCCTGCGGCTCGCCGACCTAGTCCCCAACCACGCCACGCGCCGGATGATCCAGGACTGGTGCGTCGCCAACCGCGCCAGCGGCGTCGAGCGGGTGCCCACACCCAAGGTGCCGCTCGGGGACGCCGACGCGGACGAGGCGGTCGCCGCCGTGTCGTGCGCCGCGAGGCGCGGGGACGTGGCGGcgtgcggggcggcggcggccagggcgaGGGCGCTCGGGAAGGAGAGCGACCGCAACCGGCGCTGcctggccgcggccggcgccgcgcgcgcgctcgcggcGGCGTTCGGGCTCTTCGCCGTGGAGCGCGTCGAGGGCGCCGGCGCAGTGTCCGCCGCGCTGGGCGACATCCTCGCCGCGATGACCGTGTTCTTCCCGCTCGACGACGAGGCGCGCCGCTGCATTGCCTCGCCCGCGTCGCTCAAGTCGCTCGTCTCGGTCATGTCCCACGgcgccgagctcgccgcgcgggccagcgccgccgtcgtgcTCCGCGAGCTCGCGTCGTCGGCCGACGGGCACACACTCGACGCCGTTGCGCGGACTCCCGGCATGTGCGACGCGCTCGTCCACCTCGTACAGCACCCCGTCTCCACGCCGGCCACCAAGGCCGCGCTCGTCACCGCCTACTACCTCGCCTATGCCTCCGACCGCGCGGCGGCTCGCCTCGCCGAGTACGGCGCGGTGCCGGCGCTCGTGGAGCTCCTCGTGGACGCCGACAAGGGCACGAGCGAGAAGGCGCTGGCCGCGCTCGACGGCGTCCTGTGCGCCGAcgccgggctcgccgccgcgcgcgcgcacgcgctGGCCGTGCCGGTGCTCGTCAAGAAGATGTTCCGTGTGTCCGACATGGCCACGGAGTTCGCCGTCTCGGCGCTCTGGCGGCTCTGCCGCGCGGGCGACGCCGGCGCCAACGCGTGCCGCGCCGAGGCGCTGCGCGTGGGCGCGTTccagaagctgctgctgctgctccaggTCGGATGCGGCGGCGTCACCAAGGAACGCGCCAGCGAGCTGCTCAAGATGCTCAACGGCTCCAGGGGCAGCGTCGAGTGCATTGAGACCGTCGACTTCAAGGGGCTCAAGAGGCCATTTTGATGAGCATCAGCCTATGGATGGGAAATTTTAgcatttcctttcatttttgTGAAGATTGTTCGACACTTAGATCAGACGTGTGGATAACAGAAACATACAGGATGGTTAGTTTTAGGAAATTTTTTGACACTGTAATTGCACATTCATATACAAAGAGATCAACATACAGAGGAAAGATTTAACACAACTTTTCTTCTGGACATATATCTGTGTTCAAATTTGTTTCTTTTGCAAAGTTATTTCACTGCAGTGACATTTTAGTCTGATTTGAATTCAAGAAAGTTAGGCAACATAAGGCGATAAGCCAGCGCAGAAGAGTCTTACTCGGAAGCCATCATCGTCATTCAGCTAAAATCCATCTGATCTTACGGCTGTGGCTGCCGCCCAATGTTCAGACAGTTCATACTTCACTTGATTTGATTGATGAAGAGAGAAATATTCGTGCAAGGGAACACGTAATACTAGTACGGTTGGATCGCCGCGTCTTGGGTTTGATAAACCTGCTCGCTTGCTTCATAAACAAATGAAAGAAACGACCCAACCACCACCCTCGTCCTCGATCCCGGCTGCAAATGCCATCCATGTGCTCTTATTCCATTGGTCCAGCAAGCACATGCTCCCACAGAACAAAACGACCCTGCCTTTCCGGCGTTCAAACTTTTGTACCTCTAAAGCTCAATCTTTTTCGCTTAATTTTTGGTCCCAAATTCATTCAACGATTGCTGCTGCTACGTTTTGAAAAACAGACGGTTGAGAAGCAAAGAAACCGTGGCAAGGAAACTGAAGGCAGCCTCCATTGTTTACACCAAGAAAGGTTGAAGGAAGAAGCAAAGGTAGGGGGAGCAACGAACGTCGACCAGTcttcgccgccgacgagccgtgACGGCACCGAGAGCATGGGACGGGATGGATCCGGCGCTCgagtcgtcgccgtcgacggcgagAACGTTCAACCTCTGCTCGATCATCCGAAGTTAACTCACCGGCGAATTCATCAAAATTTTGCTGAGGTAGATGAGCACGGAGATGAGGGCAGAGACCGGCCGGGTCCGTTACGACGCCGACAGTATGATACCATCGGTAGACCGGTAGCGGAGCGCGTACCTTTCTCGCAAACCCAATGGACCGGCAACGCTGACCTCTCGCCATCGGATCACGAGTCACTTCTTTTACCACCAGTTGCCGTCAGTGCTTGCTGGGGCTCACCAATTGTGGCAAAAGTTTCTTTTATCCTGGCAGTTTTACGGAGGCTTGTTCCAAATGGAATATTTTGGGAGAGTTCGTTGTGCTTCGTGTGAAAATCTTAATGAGTTCGAGGCGAACCGTGTTTGTCTTCGTTTTCTCATTTTGATGAAAAAAACGCTTGCTTGCGGTGTAAAACGATGGTGGCGTTGAAGACTTGACTAAGCTGCTAGTTGGTGGTTCGTATGGTTACGTACTAATAGTTGGTTTTAATTTGGACGTCTTAGATCGGCAAGAGCCAGATCTGTTTGGAGCTTTTGCGATTGGGTATAGTTAGTGCTGACTGCTGTGACTGGTTCAACTGTCTCCATCTCCGGTTTGATGGAGCACGGCCGGTAGCAGACGCAAGACACATCACGTACGTTCGTGCACGTCCATCTCACACTCAACCGAATCACTAGTACGCATCGCCATTCACTTGTCGGTTATTTGAAACTTGTATAGCCTTGCAATGTTTAACATACTAGTCCATTGACCCGTGCTCCTACACGggttaatatttttaaaaactattGCATTCGAAAATTATCTACTCCCTCATTTATTTAATACTccaacacaatacttatatagatgtgtacttatctttatctagttgtgattgatttttaattagtaatttcTCTATATACTTTTTCATCTACATTCATATTTTcttcattttgtatcacaccttcatacattgtgtttagcacaACAATTAATAttttctcatcacttcctcacatacatgtaaaaatgatcttcatgtgcatataaCTAAAATTAGTATtcctatattaacaatgacataaatagaaAATTTAGAATCTTACATTAATTTACTTTTGGAAATTTCTGTACGATGAACATGacgataattagattaagatttaggtgtttactttagattatttttaataacgacatacgtgtgtaacttagatacaaatctAGAATAGTATTTTGAAGTTCTATTTGTAATGATATGCATGGGTAAATTAGATCAATATTATAGGGTTACTTTATACTACTTTTTATAATGGAAGAGTTGGTTAATTTGGATATAGGTTTAGggggtttattttagaataatttcataatgatagtgctGGGCaacattttagaaaatataatagacaatgactatgattattagagttacatgattgatgtttgatgtttctgatttttgtaaaaatttctaggatttatctttttttcctaGCATCTCTTGTGAGAATTAATGCAGAGTCTTCAATTAAAAAATGAGGTCCCATTACTACAAAACAATTATCTTAAGGCTTGTGTTACCTCTCATTCgttaaatattctaacacaatacttatatagatatatacttattatcttcatctgattatgataaattttagttagtaattactctataacattttcatccacatttataatctttaacttttcactttgcatcgcaggtgtgcgcttgaatttgtttaacgAACCATAagtttgagctacaattttaatatagaaatctatattctcatcacttcctgtatgtatttataaatggtgacacatatcatgcgtatataccttaattattatattatatactaGTCCCTTCgttattttttatatatcaCATTAGGTTTGTCCCAAGTCACACTTTTCCatttttgaccaagtttatagaaaaatataacaacATCTCTTCTATTAAATTTGTTTCATTGAATTCACTATGGAATATATTTTGACAGTGCATATATTTGGAAGTATagatatttttatatttttctataacttGGTCAAGTTTGGATaaatttgacttagaacaaacctAATAACACATGTAAAACAGATTTGAAGGAGTAATAGTGTAAAAAATAGACAATtaagaatcatatattgctataaattggtgtatatttttaatgaaggtgatttggattcaaatttacagttaccttatgttatttttcataatagaatatgtgggtaatatagatgtaaatttaaggggttactttactgaaattattttttaagtattagtggtgagTAATTTAGTTAAtatttaggggttattttaaattattttttataatggcataggtggataatttagatatatatttaggggttactttaggatattttcataatggcataggtgggtagttttttagaaaacataatagatccaatggtcatgatgatttgagtctaccgattgatggtcagatgtttttatttttttttgagaatttctacgatttctctctttttctagagtgtccacctaggatcctaggtggctaCACCTGGagacttcaaaaggagcctccaattagtaatagtaaaatATAAGTATGTGAAAGAGGCGCACACTCAACAAACACATCATAATTCATATCATCCTGCACACATCATGCCAAGAATTCATGATCCCTTGAGGCTTCATGGAGCGCAAGTGCATATCTGCACTTCTAGCTATCTTGGTCGAATGCACATGTTAGTGAATCAGCTTACCTTGGGACAAAGGCTTCCAAGATAGACTAAGATGAAACAGTAAGTTAGATGAAGTATCTAGACCCTTTCGTAACTTTGAAGAGGGTATGTTTCGGTGATTAGTGACATTCATATTATTGTGACTAAGAAGTGTGTTTTGAAGGATAATCAGAATTGTTTGTCACATGTGAGTTAAAGGGAACGAGACCCCTCAATTTgaattgaaaagcaagcaaaggGGTTTATTATGAAGATTAAGAATCCTTCTAGAACTAAGTGTCATAAAGAGATGAAGACATTTAATATAGTATAGTTTTTTCAAGTTTTTAGCTCTTTGACCGTACTAGGAAAGAGGGATTTTGAGTTAGTGGCTTGATCAAGTGAGTCTAGTCATGAAAAGGTGCACATTTGAGAAATACTAGCACTAGATAGACCAAGAAAATTGATGGAAAAGGTAGAAATGGATCAAGGACTTAAGTACATTGAATTGGAAAGTCATAAAACTTTTGTTAACGCCATATGATCCTCTATTGTAAAAAAATGAACGGTGTACTTTTGATGTAAACCAACAACGTCAAGTGTAAATAAACTCTAGGGAGGAAGGCCTTGGTGTACTGTTTCAGTAAACGACATACTATTAGCTTGCAGCAACACCATCAAGGTTCAAAACCACCAGAGAGCAAGGACACGACATTTTGTCCACAATTGCTGTTCACAATGAGTGGCATAGCATTCACCATACCACTGAGTTGGGCCATTGTCATGGAGTTAGAGCTTTGCTCTACAAGACGTATAATCCGTCAACATTGTTTGCATATGTGACTGACAACTGAAGTTGAAGTCATTCAAAAGTGGGAAATGGCTGTTGGGAAAGTACATATCATATGATCTGGCGATGAATGAAAACATGAACACTGCAAGTTCGACCGCAATTGCTGCCATCGACAACAACTTGGTAGGGTGCAGCCCAACCACATTGGGGATTGCAAGCCTCTTCGACACTCCACCTCTACCGGTGTTGTAGCCACCCTCTCCACCAAGGACTTCAACACCAACACCAGCTAGCTCCGTTGATGCATTGCTTTAGAATGATAGTAACATTAACACACAAATGGGTGGCGAGACAGCTCCACTTGATGATCAGCCAGCAAGCCAGCATGACGCCACGGGTGTGGCCAACCTCTTCACCACCCCACCACGCCCGATGCTTCAACCCCCAGAGCTATAGAGAGCTCCAGCACCTACAGCAGCTCCTCACCAGCACCAGCGATGCACTTTCGATAAGTCCTCGATACAAcgtagcacatgtctccactaCTCGTCTGATGACTCAAATGCAACGAGCACAACGAAACCTTTGTATCAAGCTTGGGCTTCTGAATGATGAGCCTCAACCAATAGAGGCTGCACTACAAGAGTTCCTTGCCACGTTCAATGGCCCCCTACTAGCGGAGGTGACCGCTGCTCTGAATGAGACGTTCAACCTTGACGATGGTGAGGCTGAGACGATGATCAATGCCCTAATTGGCATGGTTGGGGAGGGCATTGATGATCTACAAGAGGCAGTAGAAAATCTAGCTATTTGAGGTTCATGATACAAGCTACTGCCACCCATATGTGCACCTAGTGCCTCATATAGTAGACAAGCGACGGTCGAGGTGATGTTGAGTTGTGAAGTTTGCAATGACTGATTGGTGTGTAGCATTTGAGTAGCGGCTTGGAGTTTGTAGTGTTTTGAGTAGTGCCGCGCGTGTTTGTTGGAGTTGCTTAGGGTTAGGTTCTTGttatttttgttgttttttattTGTTGTATTGCCCAATCTAGGCTCTCATCTTATTTTTATTATAATCGACAGCTCTCTTGCCTAGTCCGTTTCAAAAAGATGAAAACGTGAACAACAGATCATTCGGCgttcaacttttttttagcAAAATTGTTGGTAATAGGTAGTCTTGGTATATATACCCCTCCACTTTGTCCACGGCATTGCTCTTGGCATCCCGAAGACTTTAGGCACCCTATGAGAAGCCAAGAGTGAGAAATTAAAATCATTTGATTAGAGAAGTGCTTAGTTGAAGATTAAGGACTCACTAGTACTGATTGAGTGATAACTGTGCTTCTAGCTCATGATTGTCTTAATGCTGGTCAAGTGAGGGCTTGAAGCTTGTTACTCTTAGTATTTGATGTTGTCTATATGGTCTTGGTGACATTGAGGAGTTCTTGGTGAGCGCTTGGAGAATGTGTGGGGGGACCTTCTTCTAAAAATCCCACCAATTACCTTTATcagtccctggatcagtagtTGATACAGTGCTCATCACAGATTAGTATTAAAACAATAAAAGATGCATAAAATTATGGAAAAATGGTTTTCCACCTTTGCGTAGCGGGGTGTAGCGCAATCACCCACTCCACTGGCAAAATGAATTTAGAACTGGAACTTCTAACCTGTACGATGAAAGCAAGGTGAGTACGCTTATGattggtactcagcaaatcctagCATTGAAATTATATAGAATGTAGGGATgatcaaggaaaaggatacgaGGTTTGGTTTTATCAGAAAACTCATTTATGCAAGTTGAGGTGAGttttggaaaaggaaaaggaaaaaaagtacTCTTATGAAGTTGTTGGCCCTCAAGGGGGAATGTTATATCCCCTACTAGTTCCCATATTTTAAAGAGCACCAGAGACCGCCAGGGTCCTCCTGGCCGGCTTATGCCTCATTCTAAAATAACTCTCTTAGGTCCTCGGCCCTTCCTTACCAACACATACGATACATGTTTGCTAATCAATGGAAGCTGTAACTAT
It includes:
- the LOC101765542 gene encoding U-box domain-containing protein 21 encodes the protein MVLPMSRATRAASRLVPEIPLLRRGSKQSAAAAEEVAVPAHFVCPISLDLMRDPVTAPTGITYDRESVEGWLARGNARCPVTGRPLRLADLVPNHATRRMIQDWCVANRASGVERVPTPKVPLGDADADEAVAAVSCAARRGDVAACGAAAARARALGKESDRNRRCLAAAGAARALAAAFGLFAVERVEGAGAVSAALGDILAAMTVFFPLDDEARRCIASPASLKSLVSVMSHGAELAARASAAVVLRELASSADGHTLDAVARTPGMCDALVHLVQHPVSTPATKAALVTAYYLAYASDRAAARLAEYGAVPALVELLVDADKGTSEKALAALDGVLCADAGLAAARAHALAVPVLVKKMFRVSDMATEFAVSALWRLCRAGDAGANACRAEALRVGAFQKLLLLLQVGCGGVTKERASELLKMLNGSRGSVECIETVDFKGLKRPF